From the genome of Glycine max cultivar Williams 82 chromosome 2, Glycine_max_v4.0, whole genome shotgun sequence, one region includes:
- the LOC100816213 gene encoding serine hydroxymethyltransferase, mitochondrial produces the protein MAMALPLRRLSSTLNKPLASATSIYHRMSSSLSAQEKDKSRADWIKQLNDPLETIDPEIADIIELEKARQWKGFELIPSENFTSLSVMQAVGSVMTNKYSEGYPGARYYGGNEYIDMAETLCQKRALEAFRLDPAKWGVNVQSLSGSPSNFQVYTALLKPHERIMALDLPHGGHLSHGYQTDTKKISAVSIFFETMPYRLNESTGYIDYDQLEKSAVLFRPKLIVAGASAYARLYDYARVRKVCDKQKAVLLADMAHISGLVAAGVIPSPFDYADVVTTTTHKSLRGPRGAMIFFRKGVKEINKQGKEVLYDYEDRINQAVFPGLQGGPHNHTISGLAVALKQAMTPEFKNYQKQVLSNCSAFAQSLLEKGYELVSGGTDNHLVLVNLRNKGIDGSRVEKVLEAVHIAANKNTVPGDVSAMVPGGIRMGTPALTSRGFVEEDFEKVAEYFDAAVKLALQIKENTNGTKLKDFVAAMQSDEQVQSKIANLRHEVEDYAKQFPTIGFDIETMKYGK, from the exons ATGGCCATGGCTCTTCCTCTTCGCAGACTCTCCTCCACCCTCAACAAACCTCTCGCCAGCGCTACTTCCATTTATCATCGCATG TCCTCCTCGCTCTCCGCTCAGGAGAAAGACAAATCTCGCGCCGAT TGGATAAAGCAGCTCAACGATCCTCTCGAGACCATCGATCCCGAGATCGCTGACATAATCGAACTCGAAAAAGCGCGTCAATGGAAG GGGTTCGAACTTATACCTTCGGAGAATTTCACGTCGCTGTCGGTGATGCAAGCCGTTGGATCGGTGATGACGAATAAATACAGCGAAGGATATCCCGGTGCTAGATACTATGGAGGAAATGA GTATATTGACATGGCTGAGACCTTGTGTCAGAAGCGTGCACTTGAAGCTTTTCGGCTGGATCCAGCAAAATGGGGAG TCAATGTGCAATCATTATCTGGATCCCCTTCTAACTTCCAAGTTTACACTGCTTTATTGAAACCTCATGAGAGAATTATGGCACTTGATCTTCCCCATGGTGGGCATCTGTCGCATGGTTATCAG ACTGACACCAAGAAGATATCAGCTGtatctatattttttgaaacaatGCCATACAGATTGAATGAGAGCACTGGTTATATCGATTATGACCAG TTGGAGAAAAGTGCAGTACTTTTTAGGCCAAAATTAATAGTTGCTGGTGCTAGTGCTTATGCTCGCCTTTATGATTATGCACGTGTTCGCAAG GTCTGTGATAAGCAGAAGGCAGTTCTGTTGGCTGATATGGCACATATCAGTGGATTGGTTGCTGCAGGTGTTATTCCTTCTCCTTTTGATTATGCAGATGTTGTAACAACCACAACACATAAGTCACTTCGTGGACCACGTGGGGCTATGATTTTCTTCAGGAAGGGTGTGAAAGAGATAAACAAACAAGGGAAGGAA GTGTTGTATGACTATGAAGACAGAATAAATCAGGCTGTTTTTCCTGGACTTCAAGGTGGTCCACACAATCACACTATTTCTGGCTTAGCAGTTGCACTGAAGCAG GCTATGACACCAGAATTCAAGAATTACCAAAAGCAAGTACTTAGCAACTGCTCAGCATTTGCACAG AGTTTGTTAGAGAAAGGCTACGAACTTGTATCTGGTGGAACTGACAACCATTTAGTGTTAGTGAACTTAAGAAACAAG GGCATTGATGGTTCTAGGGTTGAGAAGGTACTGGAAGCAGTTCATATAGCTGCCAATAAAAATACTGTTCCAGGGGATGTGTCTGCTATGGTTCCTGGAGGCATTCGAATGG GAACCCCTGCTCTCACATCTAGGGGATTTGTTGAGGAAGATTTCGAAAAAGTAGCTGAATACTTTGATGCAGCTGTCAAGTTAGCCTTGCAGATTAAGGAAAACACCAATG GTACAAAGTTGAAGGATTTTGTGGCAGCTATGCAATCAGATGAACAAGTTCAATCTAAGATTGCTAATCTCCGTCATGAAGTAGAGGATTATGCTAAGCAGTTTCCCACAATTGGTTTTGACATAGAAACAATGAAGTATGGCAAATGA
- the LOC100779493 gene encoding pentatricopeptide repeat-containing protein At1g09900, with protein sequence MACKSHVFGLSGGVIDFRKPKGTWSRKHLGNCVFAVSKYENSGLKGNLQHSERFSKGALNGVNTSLNFEESEIHHLCRLIRNGELEEGSRFLEYMTNKGKIPDVVACTALIREFCKIGRTKNATRIMGILEESGAVIDANSYNVLINAYCKSGEIEEALRVLDHTSVAPNAATYDAVLCSLCDRGKLKQAMQVLDRQLQSKCYPDVVTCTVLIDATCKESGVGQAMKLFNEMRGKGCKPDVVTYNVLIKGFCKEGRLDEAIIFLKKLPSYGCQSDVISHNMILRSLCSGGRWMDAMKLLATMLRKGCFPSVVTFNILINFLCQKGLLGKALNVLEMMPKHGHTPNSRSFNPLIQGFCNRKGIDRAIEHLEIMVSRGCYPDIVTYNILLTALCKDGKVDDAVVILSQLSSKGCSPSLISYNTVIDGLLKVGKTECAVELFEEMCRKGLEADIITYNIIINGLLKVGKAELAVELLEEMCYKGLKPDLITCTSVVGGLSREGKVHEAIKFFHYLKGFGIKPNAFIYNSIMMGLCKAQQTSLAIDFLVDMVANGCKPTEASYTTLIKGITYEGLAEEASKLSNELYSRGLVKKSLIVKVSQDVE encoded by the coding sequence atggcCTGCAAATCTCACGTATTTGGTCTGTCTGGTGGGGTTATTGACTTTAGAAAACCTAAGGGCACTTGGTCTAGAAAGCATTTGGGCAATTGTGTGTTTGCTGTTTCGAAATATGAAAATTCTGGTTTGAAAGGTAATCTGCAACATTCTGAAAGATTCTCTAAAGGTGCTTTAAATGGGGTCAATACATCCTTGAATTTTGAGGAGTCTGAGATTCATCATCTCTGCAGGTTGATTAGAAATGGGGAATTGGAGGAAGGTTCTAGGTTTCTTGAGTATATGACTAACAAAGGAAAAATCCCTGATGTTGTTGCTTGCACTGCTTTAATCCGTGAGTTTTGCAAGATTGGTAGGACTAAGAATGCAACTCGAATCATGGGAATTCTGGAGGAGTCTGGAGCTGTTATTGATGCAAACAGTTACAATGTTTTGATTAATGCTTATTGCAAATCAGGGGAGATAGAGGAAGCCTTGCGGGTTTTAGATCACACGAGTGTTGCTCCAAATGCTGCTACATATGATGCAGTTTTGTGTAGTTTGTGTGATAGAGGGAAATTGAAGCAAGCCATGCAAGTACTTGACAGGCAGCTGCAAAGCAAGTGTTACCCAGATGTAGTTACATGCACTGTATTGATTGATGCAACTTGTAAAGAAAGTGGAGTTGGTCAGGCAATGAAGCTGTTCAATGAGATGAGGGGAAAAGGATGCAAACCTGATGTGGTTACATATAATGTTCTTATAAAAGGGTTTTGCAAAGAAGGTAGGTTGGATGaagcaattatatttttaaagaaattgccatcCTATGGTTGTCAGTCTGATGTGATTTCTCACAATATGATCTTGCGTAGCTTGTGTAGTGGTGGCAGATGGATGGATGCTATGAAACTATTGGCTACCATGCTTCGTAAGGGGTGTTTCCCGAGTGTTGTTACTTTCAATATCTTGATCAATTTCTTGTGCCAGAAAGGCTTACTAGGTAAAGCCCTTAATGTCTTGGAGATGATGCCAAAGCATGGTCATACTCCTAATTCCAGAAGTTTCAATCCATTGATTCAAGGGTTTTGTAACAGAAAAGGTATTGATAGAGCAATTGAGCACTTGGAAATAATGGTATCTAGGGGTTGTTACCCAGATATAGTGACCTATAATATTTTGCTAACTGCATTATGCAAAGATGGGAAGGTGGATGATGCAGTTGTGATACTGAGCCAGCTAAGTTCCAAGGGTTGCTCTCCTTCTCTAATTAGTTATAATACAGTGATTGATGGGCTTTTGAAGGTTGGAAAAACAGAGTGTGCTGTTGAACTTTTTGAAGAGATGTGCAGAAAAGGTCTTGAAGCAGATATAATTACttacaatataataattaatgggCTTTTAAAGGTGGGAAAAGCCGAACTGGCTGTAGAGCTCTTGGAAGAGATGTGTTATAAGGGTCTTAAGCCTGATCTAATTACTTGCACTTCAGTAGTGGGGGGCCTAAGTCGTGAAGGAAAGGTTCATGAAGCAATCAAATTTTTCCATTACTTGAAAGGGTTTGGTATTAAACCCAATGCATTCATTTATAACTCAATAATGATGGGACTATGTAAAGCTCAGCAAACCAGTCTTGCCATAGATTTTCTGGTTGATATGGTGGCAAACGGATGTAAACCTACTGAGGCTTCCTATACTACTCTCATAAAAGGCATTACTTATGAAGGATTAGCTGAGGAAGCTTCGAAGTTGTCAAATGAATTGTACTCCAGAGGACTTGTGAAGAAAAGTTTGATTGTAAAAGTAAGTCAAGACGTAGAATAA
- the LOC100781103 gene encoding putative pentatricopeptide repeat-containing protein At1g68930 isoform X2 produces the protein MKTGCHDNFFVMSFLVNVYAKCGNMEDARRVFENMPRRNVVAWTTLMVGFVQNSQPKHAIHVFQEMLYAGSYPSIYTLSAVLHACSSLQSLKLGDQFHAYIIKYHLDFDTSVGSALCSLYSKCGRLEDALKAFSRIREKNVISWTSAVSACGDNGAPVKGLRLFVEMISEDIKPNEFTLTSALSQCCEIPSLELGTQVCSLCIKFGYESNLRVRNSLLYLYLKSGFIVEAHRFFNRMDDVSMVTWNAMIAGHAQMMELTKDNLSACQRGSEALKIFSKLNQSGMKPDLFTLSSVLSVCSRMLAIEQGEQIHAQTIKTGFLSDVIVSTSLISMYNKCGSIERASKAFLEMSTRTMIAWTSMITGFSQHGMSQQALHIFEDMSLAGVRPNTVTFVGVLSACSHAGMVSQALNYFEIMQKKYKIKPVMDHYECMVDMFVRLGRLEQALNFIKKMNYEPSEFIWSNFIAGCRSHGNLELGFYASEQLLSLKPKDPETYVLLLNMYLSADRFDDVSRVRKMMEVEKVGKLKDWSWISIKDKVYSFKTNDKTHPPSSLICKSLEDLLAKAKNLGYEMLESVEISDEEEEEKTSSPTIYHSEKLAITFGLENLPNSSPIRVVKSTLICRDSHNFIKCVSTLTGREIIVKDSKRLHKFVNGECSCGNFGGFL, from the coding sequence ATGAAAACAGGTTgccatgataatttttttgtcatgtcATTTCTGGTCAATGTTTATGCCAAATGTGGGAACATGGAGGATGCTCGCAGGGTGTTTGAGAACATGCCTAGAAGAAATGTGGTGGCGTGGACCACGTTAATGGTGGGATTTGTGCAAAACTCACAGCCAAAGCACGCCATTCATGTGTTTCAAGAGATGTTGTATGCAGGAAGTTACCCTTCAATTTACACTCTTTCTGCTGTTCTACATGCTTGTAGTTCTTTGCAGTCTCTCAAGTTAGGAGATCAATTCCATGCTTACATAATCAAATACCATCTTGACTTTGACACCAGTGTTGGCAGTGCGCTTTGTAGTTTATACTCCAAATGTGGCAGGTTGGAGGATGCTCTTAAAGCATTTAGTAGAATCAGAGAAAAGAATGTTATTTCGTGGACTTCAGCTGTTTCTGCTTGTGGGGACAATGGTGCACCTGTGAAGGGGTTGAGACTTTTTGTTGAGATGATTTCTGAGGACATAAAGCCTAATGAGTTCACTTTGACCAGTGCCTTGAGCCAGTGTTGTGAAATTCCATCTTTGGAACTTGGGACTCAGGTTTGTTCGCTGTGCATTAAATTTGGCTATGAATCAAACCTACGTGTTAGAAATTCTTTGTTGTATTTGTACCTCAAAAGTGGTTTTATTGTTGAGGCTCATAGGTTCTTTAATAGAATGGATGATGTCAGTATGGTTACATGGAATGCAATGATTGCCGGGCATGCGCAAATGATGGAACTCACTAAGGATAATCTTTCTGCATGCCAAAGAGGAAGTGAAGCACTGAAAATTTTCTCCAAGTTGAATCAATCAGGCATGAAACCTGATCTGTTTACCTTATCTAGTGTCTTAAGTGTATGCAGTAGAATGCTGGCTATAGAGCAGGGGGAACAAATTCATGCACAGACTATCAAAACCGGATTCTTGTCGGATGTGATTGTAAGTACTTCACTGATTAGTATGTACAATAAGTGTGGAAGCATTGAGAGGGCTAGCAAAGCATTTCTGGAGATGTCTACTAGAACTATGATAGCATGGACTTCTATGATTACAGGTTTTTCACAGCATGGTATGTCACAACAAGCATTGCATATTTTTGAGGATATGAGCCTAGCAGGAGTTAGACCAAACACGGTCACTTTTGTGGGTGTTTTATCAGCATGTAGCCATGCTGGCATGGTCAGTCAAGCACTCAACTACTTTGAGATTAtgcaaaagaaatataaaattaagccTGTTATGGACCACTATGAATGCATGGTTGATATGTTTGTTAGATTAGGTCGGTTGGAGCAAGCTCTGAATTtcataaagaaaatgaattatgagcctAGTGAGTTTATTTGGTCAAACTTTATTGCTGGTTGTAGAAGCCATGGGAATCTGGAATTGGGGTTTTATGCTTCTGAACAGTTACTAAGTCTCAAACCAAAAGATCCAGAGACTTATGTATTGTTGTTGAATATGTACCTCTCAGCTGACCGTTTTGATGATGTTTCAAGGGTGAGGAAGATGATGGAAGTGGAGAAAGTTGGAAAGTTGAAGGATTGGAGCTGGATTAGCATTAAAGACAAAGTGTATTCATTCAAAACCAATGACAAAACACACCCACCGAGTTCACTAATATGTAAATCATTGGAGGATTTACTTGCCAAAGCAAAGAATCTTGGATATGAGATGCTAGAAAGTGTGGAAATAAGTgatgaagaggaggaggaaaagACATCCTCCCCTACCATTTATCACAGTGAGAAGCTGGCCATTACATTTGGGTTGGAGAACTTGCCAAATTCTTCTCCAATAAGAGTTGTCAAGAGCACCTTAATATGTAGGGATAGCCATAACTTTATTAAGTGTGTCTCAACGCTAACGGGTAGGGAAATCATCGTTAAAGATAGTAAGCGGCTTCACAAATTTGTCAATGGAGAATGCTCATGTGGAAATTTTGGCGGTTTCCTCTAA
- the LOC100781103 gene encoding pentatricopeptide repeat-containing protein At5g04780, mitochondrial isoform X1, with protein MASFFSSAVTATLKLHPQFPKYSPSSYPPEKGQSISFQKSHRFTHLDFGEALLLNKEGTEEEEKLFYVPLLQQCLDKRSYSGTQIVHGHVMKTGCHDNFFVMSFLVNVYAKCGNMEDARRVFENMPRRNVVAWTTLMVGFVQNSQPKHAIHVFQEMLYAGSYPSIYTLSAVLHACSSLQSLKLGDQFHAYIIKYHLDFDTSVGSALCSLYSKCGRLEDALKAFSRIREKNVISWTSAVSACGDNGAPVKGLRLFVEMISEDIKPNEFTLTSALSQCCEIPSLELGTQVCSLCIKFGYESNLRVRNSLLYLYLKSGFIVEAHRFFNRMDDVSMVTWNAMIAGHAQMMELTKDNLSACQRGSEALKIFSKLNQSGMKPDLFTLSSVLSVCSRMLAIEQGEQIHAQTIKTGFLSDVIVSTSLISMYNKCGSIERASKAFLEMSTRTMIAWTSMITGFSQHGMSQQALHIFEDMSLAGVRPNTVTFVGVLSACSHAGMVSQALNYFEIMQKKYKIKPVMDHYECMVDMFVRLGRLEQALNFIKKMNYEPSEFIWSNFIAGCRSHGNLELGFYASEQLLSLKPKDPETYVLLLNMYLSADRFDDVSRVRKMMEVEKVGKLKDWSWISIKDKVYSFKTNDKTHPPSSLICKSLEDLLAKAKNLGYEMLESVEISDEEEEEKTSSPTIYHSEKLAITFGLENLPNSSPIRVVKSTLICRDSHNFIKCVSTLTGREIIVKDSKRLHKFVNGECSCGNFGGFL; from the exons AtggcttctttcttttcctctgcTGTCACTGCTACTCTCAAGCTCCACCCACAATTCCCAAAATACTCACCTAGCTCCTATCCCCCAGAGAAG GGTCAAAGCATTTCTTTCCAGAAAAGCCACAGATTCACACATTTGGATTTTGGGGAAGCACTTTTGTTGAACAAAGAGGGGACAGAGGAGGAGGAAAAATTGTTCTACGTTCCCTTGTTGCAACAATGCTTAGACAAGCGCTCCTATTCAGGTACACAAATTGTTCATGGTCATGTCATGAAAACAGGTTgccatgataatttttttgtcatgtcATTTCTGGTCAATGTTTATGCCAAATGTGGGAACATGGAGGATGCTCGCAGGGTGTTTGAGAACATGCCTAGAAGAAATGTGGTGGCGTGGACCACGTTAATGGTGGGATTTGTGCAAAACTCACAGCCAAAGCACGCCATTCATGTGTTTCAAGAGATGTTGTATGCAGGAAGTTACCCTTCAATTTACACTCTTTCTGCTGTTCTACATGCTTGTAGTTCTTTGCAGTCTCTCAAGTTAGGAGATCAATTCCATGCTTACATAATCAAATACCATCTTGACTTTGACACCAGTGTTGGCAGTGCGCTTTGTAGTTTATACTCCAAATGTGGCAGGTTGGAGGATGCTCTTAAAGCATTTAGTAGAATCAGAGAAAAGAATGTTATTTCGTGGACTTCAGCTGTTTCTGCTTGTGGGGACAATGGTGCACCTGTGAAGGGGTTGAGACTTTTTGTTGAGATGATTTCTGAGGACATAAAGCCTAATGAGTTCACTTTGACCAGTGCCTTGAGCCAGTGTTGTGAAATTCCATCTTTGGAACTTGGGACTCAGGTTTGTTCGCTGTGCATTAAATTTGGCTATGAATCAAACCTACGTGTTAGAAATTCTTTGTTGTATTTGTACCTCAAAAGTGGTTTTATTGTTGAGGCTCATAGGTTCTTTAATAGAATGGATGATGTCAGTATGGTTACATGGAATGCAATGATTGCCGGGCATGCGCAAATGATGGAACTCACTAAGGATAATCTTTCTGCATGCCAAAGAGGAAGTGAAGCACTGAAAATTTTCTCCAAGTTGAATCAATCAGGCATGAAACCTGATCTGTTTACCTTATCTAGTGTCTTAAGTGTATGCAGTAGAATGCTGGCTATAGAGCAGGGGGAACAAATTCATGCACAGACTATCAAAACCGGATTCTTGTCGGATGTGATTGTAAGTACTTCACTGATTAGTATGTACAATAAGTGTGGAAGCATTGAGAGGGCTAGCAAAGCATTTCTGGAGATGTCTACTAGAACTATGATAGCATGGACTTCTATGATTACAGGTTTTTCACAGCATGGTATGTCACAACAAGCATTGCATATTTTTGAGGATATGAGCCTAGCAGGAGTTAGACCAAACACGGTCACTTTTGTGGGTGTTTTATCAGCATGTAGCCATGCTGGCATGGTCAGTCAAGCACTCAACTACTTTGAGATTAtgcaaaagaaatataaaattaagccTGTTATGGACCACTATGAATGCATGGTTGATATGTTTGTTAGATTAGGTCGGTTGGAGCAAGCTCTGAATTtcataaagaaaatgaattatgagcctAGTGAGTTTATTTGGTCAAACTTTATTGCTGGTTGTAGAAGCCATGGGAATCTGGAATTGGGGTTTTATGCTTCTGAACAGTTACTAAGTCTCAAACCAAAAGATCCAGAGACTTATGTATTGTTGTTGAATATGTACCTCTCAGCTGACCGTTTTGATGATGTTTCAAGGGTGAGGAAGATGATGGAAGTGGAGAAAGTTGGAAAGTTGAAGGATTGGAGCTGGATTAGCATTAAAGACAAAGTGTATTCATTCAAAACCAATGACAAAACACACCCACCGAGTTCACTAATATGTAAATCATTGGAGGATTTACTTGCCAAAGCAAAGAATCTTGGATATGAGATGCTAGAAAGTGTGGAAATAAGTgatgaagaggaggaggaaaagACATCCTCCCCTACCATTTATCACAGTGAGAAGCTGGCCATTACATTTGGGTTGGAGAACTTGCCAAATTCTTCTCCAATAAGAGTTGTCAAGAGCACCTTAATATGTAGGGATAGCCATAACTTTATTAAGTGTGTCTCAACGCTAACGGGTAGGGAAATCATCGTTAAAGATAGTAAGCGGCTTCACAAATTTGTCAATGGAGAATGCTCATGTGGAAATTTTGGCGGTTTCCTCTAA